TGAAGGAATCACAAATCCATTGTTATGTTTTTGAAGAAAGGTTTGAATATGTTTCATTTCAGCCAACTCAAAAAGGCCGGCCAATTTTCCATGAGGATTAAAGTGAATAGTAATGGCCTGTACTTTTCTTTTACTTTTAGGAGAGAAATAAGAAGGGTCACTTTTAAAAACATGGGGTTGATTGGCTCCCAGGTAATAAATTTCATTTGGACCAAACGGATACATATTATTATCGACCACTAAAGTGCCTTCTCCTTTTTGAATCCAGGTAAGCTGGATCTCATCATGCCTGTGTAAGTGTTGATAGAAATAAGGTAATACATCATGCTGCACAATGATGTTTTTATCTCCGGGAACAGGAATGGTGAATTGTAGAACTTTCATAGCAAAAGCATGTGTCAGGTAATATCCAATTAATGAATACCAATTTTCACTTAAAATGACTTGATTTAGGTAAAAGACAGGTAAGATACTTGAAATGCTGCATTTTTTTACATAAAAGTGATAAGGAGAGTGATACCGGTTAAAATCTGTTTAAGAACAGACAAATTATGTGATTGCCATTTTTCTTTTTAAGAGTAAATTTATCAGCATACTGATGAATAGCTTACTTGATCATTACTCGATCATGATTTTTATTTCCTTTGATCTATCTATGGATGAATGATCATAGATCAAATAATGTAAAATAAAAAGCAGTTAAAATCTGTAAATAATTAATTAATCGACGAAAACCGACTCCTTGGATACGCTATTAGCTTTATACTTATAAAATTTTCAGTATGGCCAATGTAACATGGAAGGGTGTTTATCCTGCTCTTCTAACACCATTTAAACAGGATGATGCTGTTGACTTTGAGGTATACCAAAAAAATCTGCAGGCACAGCTTGATGCAGGTGTTGATGGTATCATTCTTGGCGGCTCACTTGGTGAGGCAAGTTCTCTTTCCAATGAAGAAAAAAGGCATCTGCTGCTCTATTCTAAAGAGCATATCCCACAAGACTTTCCGGTGATCATCAATATTGCAGAGCAAACCACAAAAGCAGCGATTCAGTTGGCGCAGGATTCTGAGAAAAACGGTGCGGATGGCCTGATGTTATTACCTCCTATGCGATACTATGCTGATAGCAAAGAAACACTTGAGTATTTTAAAGCAATCGCTTCTTCTACATCTTTGCCTATCATGATCTATAATAATCCGGTTGATTATAAAATCCATGTGACACTGGATATGTTTGAAGCGATGTTGCCTTATAAAAACATACAAGCTGTAAAAGAGTCTACACGAGATATTTCCAATGTCACCAGAATGATCAATCGTTTTGGTGATCGATTCCATATTCTTTGTGGGGTTGACACCCTTGCAATGGAGAGTCTTTGTATGGGTGCACATGGATGGGTAGCAGGATTAGTAGATGCTTTCCCGCAAGAGACAGTGGCGATCTACCGTTTGGTGAAAGCAGGTATGATCGATGAAGCATTGAAAATTTATCGTTGGTTCTTACCATTATTAGAATTGGATATTCATCCCAAACTGGTTCAGTATATCAAACTTGCGGCTACACACACCGGTATTGGATCTACACATGTAAGAGCACCGAGACTTCCATTAGAGGGAGAGGAATTGAAACGTGTTACAACCATTATAGAAACGGCATTGGCCAATCGTCCGGAATTGCCTGATTATTTGAACCTGAAACATAAGAAAGATGCTACAAGGGCGTAATATCATTGGTTTCGAAGTTTCTGCTAAAGGGGAACAAACATTTCGATCTTTCAGTACACCGTTAGGAGCTTACTTACCAGAACATTTCCATATTGCAACAGATGAAGAGATCAAGCTGGCTATAAAAAAAGCAACTATTGCTTTTGTAATTTTCAGTAAAATCTCTTTTATACAAAGAGCTGTTTTTCTAGAAACAATCGCTGAAGAAATATTGAATATCGGAGATTTTTTATTGGAGCGTGCCCATCTAGAAACCGGATTGCCTTTACCTAGATTAACGGGTGAAAGAGATCGAACGATGAATCAGTTGAAGCTCTTTGCAACATTGCTGAGAGAGGGCTCGTGGGCGGATGCGGTGATTGATACAGCTATGCCCGATAGAAAACCCCTTCCCCGATCAGATCTGCGAAGAATACTCCAGCCGCTTGGGCCGGTAGCAGTATTTGCTGCAAGTAATTTTCCTTTTGCTTTCTCTACTGCAGGAGGCGATACGGCCTCTGCATTGGCAGCTGGTTGTCCGGTGATTGTAAAAGCGCATAGCGCTCATGCCGGCACCAATGAACTTATGGCCAATGCTATTAAAAAGGCAGCAGAAAGAACGGGCATGCCTGATGGGGTATTCTCTTCACTGAATGGTGAAGGTGCAATATTGGGTCAGCGACTTGCTATGGAGTCATCTATCAAAGCCATTGGGTTTACGGGTTCATACCGTGCAGGGATGTCATTGTATGCAACCGTTACGCAAAAAAGAAAAGAACCTATTCCGCTATATGCAGAGATGAGTAGTATCAACCCTGTTGTTGTATTGCCTGAAACATTGTCGCTAAAAACATCAGAAATCGCTACAGTATTGGCCGGATCTGTTACTCTTGGTGTTGGTCAGTTTTGTACCAATCCGGGTTTGCTATTTCTGATCCGATCAAAAGCGTCGGATGCTTTTATTGAATCATTGGTCGCAGCTTTATCGAATGTACCCGCTGCAACGATGTTGAATCAGCAAATTTGTAAGGCATATTATACCGACAGATCCAGGGTTATACAAACCAAGGGAGTGAAAACACTGTTCTGTGGGAATGATCAGGGTAATGAATACAAAGGAAGTCCGACATTATTGGCTGTGAATGCAGCTGATTTCATGCTTGAACCTTCATTGCAGGATGAAGTCTTTGGTCCCTGCACGCTAATAGTAATATGCGATGATACAACACAACTGGAAACAGCATTACAAACTTTACATGGACAATTGACCGGTTCTGTATTCGGAAGTACCGATGAATTACTGCGATATTCTTCAGTGATCGATATTTTACAACAGAAAACAGGAAGACTTATTTTTAATAATGTTCCAACCGGTGTAGAGGTATGTCATGCAATGGTGCATGGAGGTCCATTCCCGGCTACTACAGATGCACGAACCACTTCTGTTGGAACAGAAGCGATCAGGAGATTTGTAAGACCTGTTTGTTATCAGGATTGTCCGCAGGAATTACTGCCTCTGTATTTGCAGAATGAAAATACAGCAGGTATCATGCGGAAAGTCAATGGAATATATACACGTGATGCTATCTGATTAAAATGGATCGACAAATGATCATAATATAATGGCACATAAAAAATTCTTTTGCATTGATGCACATACATGTGGTAACCCTGTTCGTTTGGTAGCAGGCGGTGGACCGCTGCTGGAAGGTAATTCCATGATGGAAAAGCGATTGCATTTTCTTCGAGAATATGACTGGATCAGAAAGGGATTGATGTTTGAGCCGCGCGGACATGATATGATGAGTGGAAGTATTTTATATCCACCGCATGACCCTCAAAATGATATTGGTGTATTGTTCATCGAAACCAGCGGTTGTTTACCCATGTGTGGACACGGAACGATCGGTACCATCACAATAGCCATTGAAGAAGGATTGGTAACTCCAAAAACTCCCGGTCATTTAAGAATTGAGACGCCTGCGGGTCTGGTGTTGATTGAGTATAAGCAAGAGGGTAAAAAAGTATTGTCTGTAAAGCTTACCAACGTTCCTGCATTTTTATATGCAACTGATTTGGAAGTAGTATGTCCTGATCTGGGAAAGATAAAAGTAGATGTTGCTTATGGGGGTAATTTTTATGCTATTGTAGATCCCCAGGAGCATTTTCAGGGTCTTGAACATTATACTGCAGATCAATTGATCTCATGGAGCAGGGTTTGCAGAAAA
Above is a genomic segment from Sediminibacterium sp. KACHI17 containing:
- a CDS encoding aldehyde dehydrogenase (NADP(+)), with the protein product MLQGRNIIGFEVSAKGEQTFRSFSTPLGAYLPEHFHIATDEEIKLAIKKATIAFVIFSKISFIQRAVFLETIAEEILNIGDFLLERAHLETGLPLPRLTGERDRTMNQLKLFATLLREGSWADAVIDTAMPDRKPLPRSDLRRILQPLGPVAVFAASNFPFAFSTAGGDTASALAAGCPVIVKAHSAHAGTNELMANAIKKAAERTGMPDGVFSSLNGEGAILGQRLAMESSIKAIGFTGSYRAGMSLYATVTQKRKEPIPLYAEMSSINPVVVLPETLSLKTSEIATVLAGSVTLGVGQFCTNPGLLFLIRSKASDAFIESLVAALSNVPAATMLNQQICKAYYTDRSRVIQTKGVKTLFCGNDQGNEYKGSPTLLAVNAADFMLEPSLQDEVFGPCTLIVICDDTTQLETALQTLHGQLTGSVFGSTDELLRYSSVIDILQQKTGRLIFNNVPTGVEVCHAMVHGGPFPATTDARTTSVGTEAIRRFVRPVCYQDCPQELLPLYLQNENTAGIMRKVNGIYTRDAI
- a CDS encoding dihydrodipicolinate synthase family protein, translated to MANVTWKGVYPALLTPFKQDDAVDFEVYQKNLQAQLDAGVDGIILGGSLGEASSLSNEEKRHLLLYSKEHIPQDFPVIINIAEQTTKAAIQLAQDSEKNGADGLMLLPPMRYYADSKETLEYFKAIASSTSLPIMIYNNPVDYKIHVTLDMFEAMLPYKNIQAVKESTRDISNVTRMINRFGDRFHILCGVDTLAMESLCMGAHGWVAGLVDAFPQETVAIYRLVKAGMIDEALKIYRWFLPLLELDIHPKLVQYIKLAATHTGIGSTHVRAPRLPLEGEELKRVTTIIETALANRPELPDYLNLKHKKDATRA
- a CDS encoding 4-hydroxyproline epimerase: MAHKKFFCIDAHTCGNPVRLVAGGGPLLEGNSMMEKRLHFLREYDWIRKGLMFEPRGHDMMSGSILYPPHDPQNDIGVLFIETSGCLPMCGHGTIGTITIAIEEGLVTPKTPGHLRIETPAGLVLIEYKQEGKKVLSVKLTNVPAFLYATDLEVVCPDLGKIKVDVAYGGNFYAIVDPQEHFQGLEHYTADQLISWSRVCRKLLNEQYIFIHPENENIKGLSHLLWTGKAIAPTSTARNAVFYGDKAIDRSPCGTGTSARMAQWYAKGKLKKGDAFIHESIIGSTFTGRIEAETAVAGKPAIVPSIEGWARVTGYNTIIIDDDDPYAHGFQVI